The Methanobrevibacter ruminantium genomic interval CATGAAAATTGTTATACAGGATATGGAAAACAATATTTTAAAGGAAATAAAAGATATGGGGAAATATGAATTGTTTTCAAATTCTCCTAGGTTCATGTCAGTTGAATATGATGAAAACTTCAAGATTTTTGACAAGTTGAATCAGGATTTGATAATTCTTAAGTTCTGCAAAAACAGCAAGGACTTCGTTGTTGAATTCATTTCACAAAATTACATAGACCTGATCAATTCAATATATGCGAATGACCATGACTTTACATTGTCTTATAAGAATATAGTGGGTAGATACTTTTCAAAATTATTCCCTTTCATTAAAGAAAACAACTTGTTAAGATTATTCATTAAAGTGGCTGAAACAGGACAACCATTTGAATTCAGGGAAGTCAAGTACATAGATGACATTTTAATATCCATTTATAGGCATAAGCTATTCCTATTTGGGGATAAGCTTTTTCATTTATCATATTTGGAAGAGGATTTGGACTTGCTGTATTTTGCAGGAGAGGAGTTTTTCAATAAATCCGAAAGACCATATATTCTGATAGAAGGAAATGAAGTCTTGAAGGTAAATTCCAAGTTCCTGGATTATTTTGACATTGAGGAGAATGAGATATTGGGGTTCTACGATTTTGGAAATCTTGACCTGGTTGGAATTGGCCATGATGATTTGGACATGATCTTAAACAATCTCCTAAACAGAAAGTCACTCTTTGAAACATTTGAATTTTCATTTAGGGATTCCAAAGACAGAATCCGGTGGCTTAGGGCATTTGCATCCCCTTCAAGCCATAACTACAATCCTGCTGTAAAAATGTTCTTCAATGAAATCACTGAAGAGAAGGATCATGAGATGGAAGCCTACCTATTAAGGGATACTCTGGATTTGGTTCAAACGGAAAATGATATTGCCGGCTTTTACATGAAACATTCAAAAAGCAAGACTCATCATATTGAAAATTATGAGGAACATCTTGAGGGAGGGTTCCTTGAAGAGAATATCTTAAGCAGCAATGTAAAAAATCTGGAAAAGGAACGGTTTCTAAATAATGATATTGGTGATGATTTATCTAAAGTCCGAGATAACGATAAGGACATATTGAATAAATTGAACCAATTCACTGTATATTCAAAAGGAATATTCAACATTCTCGATTTGAATCCTGATGATTTGAGCCATAGCATGGATTCCAATGATTTGGATGAGGATTTGGAAATCAGTGATTCCCTCAATGATGATTTAAGTGTATTTACAGTTTATACCAGTGATGGATTAAGTGATGATTCATCTGGCAGTGGATTTGAAGGACAGTCCAGTGATGATTTTGGTGTTGGTTCAATTGGCAGTGGATTTGAAGGAGAGTCCAGTGATGATTTTGATAATCTCAGCAGGATTGATTTTATAAAGTATATATCAGATTTGGATATTAAAGATTTCAAATCAGAGCTTAGCAATTTTTCCAAAAACTATGACACAATCAATACAAACATCAGGATCATCAGTGAAAGGAATAGGGAAAAATACATTAATTTCATTATTGAAGGGGAATTCAATGAAAATGGTGAGAATCTGGATTATATCGGATTTTTAAAGGACAATACCGATAGGATTCTCAATGAAAATATGCTGAAGGATAACTTAACCCAATTGGATGTTCTCTTAAGCAAGATTACAGAAGTGAATCGGAAGCTGGAAAAAACCCAAAAGTCTGAAGAGAAATTATTGAATGACTCCCATGTATTTATAAAGGACCTTTTATATTTGTTTATAAGGATAATGGATTACAGTTTAAAGTCAGGATTGGATAAAAAGATTATTCTTGAGAATTTCAAAAGGAGAATCAATGTTCTGCTCTTAATCCATCAGTATATTGATAGGGACTTCGACTTATTGAACATAAGCGTAAAGGATTACATTGAGGAATGCTTGAATTATCTCTCTAACGACAAAAGCTTAAATCTGAGTTATAAAACAGATTTGGATGATGTCCATATCAATATAGGCTCTTTAGCATTTCTTGGAATTATCATCTATGAGTTTGCATATAACATTTTTGCTGGTGATGAGATTTCAATCAGCTTAAGAAAGAAAAGGAAAAATGCCTATTTGAAATTCACAAAGGAGAATTCATCTGGAAACAAGGGAAACTTTAACATCAAGTTAGTTGAGGAGATCTTGAATTCCCTGGATTTCCAATTTTCCAAGTCTAAAGATGAGGATTCATATGAGCTTTCAATTCCAATTGTCAATGAGCATATAGTCAGTTTGAACAATTAAGTGTCATAATATTTTCATTGTCTAATGAACATTGTTTGTGATTTCAATTAGTGATTATATTATTTTCATTGTCTAATGAACATTGTTTGTGATTTCAATTAGTGATTATATTATTTTCATTGTCTAATGAACATTGTTTGTGATTTCAGCTTTTTGAGTGGTATGATGAGCTCTAAACTAGTTAAGAACAGTGCCTTGATACTTCTGGGGAATGTTATTTTTCGTGTCGGAGGGTACATATACAAATATTTGATGGCTTCCCTATTGGGGCCTTCTGCAAATGGCATATTCACATTAACAACTCCTCTTCAAGGCATATTTCAAATTCTATCTGCAGGAGGTTTGCCTCAGGCAATTGCAAAATATATTTCAGAGTATAACAGCTTAAATGAAGAGGATTTGGCTAGGCAAACCGTTTTCATGGCTTTAAAGATTATGGTATTATTAGGGCTGTTCTTTGGATTTGTCATGATTGTCTTTGTAGCCCCATGGCTGGCTTATGAATTCTACAGAAAACCTATTGCCTTGCTTCCTTTGCAGGCGGTTGGTTTGATAACCCCATTCAGTGTAATCGTCGGAGGATTTAGAGGGGCATTTCAAGGGTATATAAAATGGAGTATATATTCTATACTCGTGCCATTGAGCAAATAGTGATGATTCTAGCTACCACTGGTTTTGTTCTGATAGGATTATCTGCTTTTGGGGCCGTTTTAGGTTCAGTGTTTGGGTTTGCAGTTTCATCGATTTCAGCCATTTATATATTTAAGATGTATATGGGCAAGTATTTGCCTAGGCCTAATGAGAATTTTGAATTATCATTTAAGGAGGAGTTGGATTTGGCTAGAAAGTTGGTTACATTTGCCATTCCAGTTTCAATCACAGGACTGGCTGAAATGGGGATTTATAGCATCTGCACTTTCCTTATGGGAGTATTCCTAACAACTGGAGTTATAGGTTATTTTGGTGTAGCTGATCCGATTGCTAGGTTGCCCTTAATCATTTCCAGTTCCATTGCCACATCAATTTTACCTGCAGCTTCAGAAGCCTTTGCAATCAATAACAGCTTTTTGCTTCAAAGATATGTTGAAGAATCCTACAAGTATGGGCTATTTTTCATTGTCCCAATGTCTTTGGGAATTGCCATATTCTCTAGGGAAATATTGGGATTATTGTTTTTTGCTCATCCTGAATATATGAATGGTTTTAGCGCATTGTCCATTTTGGTGCTTGGCATGGCATTCTATTCCATATATTCAATTTCCGCTAGCATTGTTCAAGGGATTGGCAATCCAAAAATCCCGTTGTACCTATTGATATTCTGATGTTTCGTCACATTCATTCTAGGATGGCATTTGATTCCTCAATATGGCCTAGTTGGAGCTGCATTAGCAACTTCAATCGCTTCATTTGCCATGACTGTTCCAATGTTTCTGATACAGTTCAATCTTACAAAAACCAAGCATCCATATAAATTTCTATTCAAGGTATTGGTTGCATCATTGATAATGATAATTCCTTCACTTCTATTGCCTAATGATAGTTTAGGATTAATCTTAGGATTGATCATCTGTCCAATAATATACGTTGCTATTATTGTTCTCTTAAGGGCATTTGATTGTGAGGAAATTAAAGGATTCAAGAGGTTTTCCCATAAGTTAGGTCCTCTTGAGAATTATTTTAACAATTTCCTAGACATCATAATTAATTTTTATGAGTGATTTGTTTTTTTTAAAATATTCCATTTTTATTGAATATATTAACTTAAAAACTAGTTTTTTTTTCTTTATGTTTTAAGGAAATCTTATTTTTTTAAAGAAAGCAATATTAAAATTATTAAAAAGCAGATTAGTTTTTTTTTTAAAAAAAACAATATTAAAGTCATTTAAAAGTAGATTAGTTTTTTTTTAAAAAAACAATATTAAAATTATTAAAAAGTAGATTAGTTTTTTTTTAAAAAAACAATATTAAAATAAATAAAAAAATATGGAGAATTCAATCGATATAAATCTTATCTTCGATTT includes:
- a CDS encoding polysaccharide biosynthesis C-terminal domain-containing protein gives rise to the protein MIPQYGLVGAALATSIASFAMTVPMFLIQFNLTKTKHPYKFLFKVLVASLIMIIPSLLLPNDSLGLILGLIICPIIYVAIIVLLRAFDCEEIKGFKRFSHKLGPLENYFNNFLDIIINFYE